The Triticum dicoccoides isolate Atlit2015 ecotype Zavitan chromosome 6A, WEW_v2.0, whole genome shotgun sequence genome has a window encoding:
- the LOC119314805 gene encoding bax inhibitor 1, whose protein sequence is MDAFYSTSSAAASGWGYDSLKNFREISPAVQSHLKLVYLTLCFALASSAVGAYLHIALNIGGMLTMLACIGTIAWMFSVPVYEERKRFGLLMGAALLEGASVGPLIELAIDFDPSILVTGFVGTAIAFGCFSGAAIIAKRREYLYLGGLLSSGLSILLWLQFATSIFGHSSGSFMFEVYFGLLIFLGYMVYDTQEIIERAHHGDMDYIKHALTLFTDFVAVLVRILIIMLKNAGDKSEDKKKRKRRS, encoded by the exons ATGGACGCCTTCTActcgacctcgtcggcggcggcgagcggatgGGGCTACGACTCGCTCAAGAACTTCCGCGAGATCTCCCCCGCCGTGCAGTCCCACCTCAAGCTC GTTTACCTGACCCTATGCTTTGCCCTGGCCTCATCTGCCGTGGGTGCTTACCTGCACATTGCCCTGAACATCGGTGGGATGCTGACAATGCTTGCGTGTATCGGAACCATTGCCTGGATGTTCTCTGTGCCAGTCTATGAGGAG AGGAAGAGGTTTGGGCTGCTGATGGGTGCAGCCCTCCTGGAAGGGGCTTCGGTTGGACCTCTGATTGAGCTTGCCATAGACTTTGACCCAAG CATCCTCGTGACAGGGTTTGTTGGAACCGCCATCGCCTTTGGGTGCTTCTCTGGCGCCGCCATCATCGCCAAGCGCAGGGAGTACCTGTACCTCGGTGGCCTGCTCTCCTCCGGCCTGTCGATCCTGCTCTGGCTGCAGTTTGCCACGTCCATCTTTGGCCACTCCTCTGGCAGCTTCATGTTTGAG GTTTACTTTGGCCTGTTGATCTTTCTGGGATACATGGTGTACGACACGCAGGAGATCATCGAGAGGGCACACCACGGCGACATGGACTACATCAAGCACGCGCTCACCCTCTTCACCGACTTTGTCGCCGTCCTCGTCCGGATCCTCATCATCATG CTCAAGAACGCAGGCGACAAGTcggaggacaagaagaagaggaagaggaggtcctGA